One genomic segment of Bacteroidales bacterium includes these proteins:
- a CDS encoding transketolase, which produces MNLQIHSLASDNIRILAAAMVEKARSGHPGGAMGGADFAEMLYSRFLRFDPDDGAWPLRDRFFLDPGHMSPMLYGILALTGHYSPEELRSFRQWGSPTPGHPEVDVKRGVENTSGPLGQGHTMAVGAAIAERFLAARFGEWLSHKTYTFISDGGVQEEISQGAGRIAGFLGLSNLIMFYDSNDIQLSTRTEEVSAEDTAAKYRAWNWSVCLIDGNDPFQIFQALESALSEKERPSLIIGKTIMGKGALDENGNSFEGKTSMHGMPLSEAGASFEKTIANLGGDPENPFVIFGEVREAYHAILEEKRKEAAKKRAEQAAWEKANPALAEKYRSFLEGKLPEIDFAAIGQKAGAPTRGASGAVLASLAGKIGNMIVASADLSNSDKTDGYLKNTSAFKRGDFSGSFLQAGVSELTMAAMANGMALHGGVIPVIGTFFVFSDYMKPAVRMAALMQLPVKYVWTHDAFRVGEDGPTHQPVEQEAQIRLLEHLRNHHGRRSMLVLRPADALETSVAWKMALENEASPTALILSRQGVKDIPALPGSDRYTDALQAEKGAYVVLDCKGTPDVVMVASGSEVSTLLAGAELLIKDKGLNIKVLSLISEGLFRDQPEEYQEEVIPSGVPVFGLTAGLPVTLQGLVGEHGIVFGLESFGYSAPYQVLDEKLGFTGENVCKQVSALLGV; this is translated from the coding sequence ATGAACCTTCAGATTCACAGCCTCGCTTCAGACAACATTCGTATCCTTGCCGCTGCCATGGTGGAAAAGGCCAGATCGGGACACCCGGGTGGAGCCATGGGCGGTGCCGATTTTGCAGAGATGCTTTATTCCAGGTTTCTCCGCTTTGATCCGGACGATGGAGCCTGGCCGCTGAGAGACCGTTTTTTTCTGGATCCCGGGCATATGTCGCCCATGCTCTACGGAATACTGGCGCTCACCGGGCATTATTCCCCGGAGGAGCTTCGCTCTTTCCGGCAGTGGGGAAGTCCCACCCCCGGACACCCCGAAGTGGATGTGAAGCGTGGGGTGGAGAATACCTCCGGACCGCTTGGACAGGGCCATACCATGGCTGTGGGAGCGGCCATTGCGGAGCGCTTCCTGGCTGCCCGCTTCGGGGAGTGGCTTTCCCACAAGACCTATACTTTTATTTCCGACGGGGGCGTTCAGGAAGAGATTTCACAGGGAGCCGGCCGTATAGCGGGTTTCCTGGGCCTGTCGAACCTGATCATGTTTTATGACTCCAACGATATCCAGCTCTCCACCCGGACCGAAGAGGTTTCGGCCGAAGATACTGCCGCCAAGTACAGGGCCTGGAACTGGAGCGTTTGCCTGATCGACGGCAACGATCCTTTCCAAATCTTCCAGGCACTGGAGTCGGCACTGTCCGAAAAGGAGCGTCCCAGCCTGATCATAGGAAAAACCATTATGGGCAAAGGGGCCCTGGATGAGAACGGAAACAGCTTCGAAGGAAAGACCTCCATGCACGGGATGCCATTGTCGGAAGCCGGGGCCTCTTTTGAGAAGACCATCGCCAACCTGGGAGGGGATCCGGAGAATCCTTTCGTGATTTTCGGGGAGGTCCGGGAGGCCTACCATGCGATCCTGGAAGAGAAACGGAAGGAAGCGGCCAAAAAAAGGGCGGAACAGGCGGCCTGGGAAAAAGCCAACCCGGCACTGGCTGAGAAGTACAGGAGCTTCCTGGAGGGAAAGCTCCCGGAGATTGACTTCGCGGCCATCGGGCAGAAGGCCGGGGCACCTACCCGTGGAGCCTCCGGAGCGGTGCTGGCCAGCCTGGCCGGAAAGATCGGGAATATGATCGTGGCTTCGGCCGATCTTTCGAACAGTGACAAAACAGATGGGTATCTGAAAAACACCAGCGCTTTTAAACGTGGCGATTTCAGCGGCTCCTTCCTCCAGGCAGGAGTCAGTGAGCTGACCATGGCCGCCATGGCCAACGGAATGGCCCTGCATGGCGGAGTGATCCCGGTGATCGGGACCTTCTTTGTGTTCAGCGATTATATGAAGCCCGCGGTCCGGATGGCTGCCCTGATGCAGCTGCCTGTAAAATATGTGTGGACCCACGATGCCTTCCGGGTCGGAGAAGATGGTCCCACCCATCAGCCCGTGGAGCAGGAGGCACAGATCCGCCTGCTGGAACATTTGAGAAATCACCATGGCAGGCGCTCCATGCTGGTCCTGCGTCCGGCCGATGCCCTGGAGACCTCGGTAGCCTGGAAAATGGCGCTGGAAAACGAGGCTTCCCCCACGGCACTGATCCTCTCCAGGCAGGGAGTAAAGGATATTCCGGCCCTGCCCGGCTCTGACAGGTACACCGATGCGCTGCAGGCGGAGAAGGGAGCTTATGTGGTGCTGGACTGTAAGGGGACTCCCGATGTGGTGATGGTGGCCTCTGGTTCGGAGGTATCCACCCTTCTGGCGGGAGCAGAACTGCTGATAAAGGATAAAGGACTGAATATAAAAGTGTTATCCCTTATTTCTGAGGGACTCTTCCGCGACCAGCCAGAGGAGTACCAGGAAGAAGTGATTCCCTCAGGAGTTCCGGTGTTTGGACTTACGGCCGGCCTGCCTGTGACCCTTCAGGGACTGGTGGGAGAACATGGAATCGTGTTCGGACTGGAAAGTTTCGGTTATTCCGCACCCTACCAGGTGCTGGACGAAAAGCTGGGCTTTACCGGTGAGAATGTTTGTAAACAGGTGAGTGCCCTGCTGGGGGTGTAA
- a CDS encoding LytTR family DNA-binding domain-containing protein has product MKKEIGILIVDDEDQARNLLSAMIGEMKGFRVAGSASGVDGAIKILAVQAIDVILLDIQMPGKNGFMLVEFLREARITPAIVFVTAFENYALKAIKSMAFDYLLKPVRKEELSETLLRFQDEKVNWELTDYIESLYKTLETKRKLVFSDHKGIFMLSPGKIVYFEAEGNYTYAMVDSGESFCISKNIGAIEESLPRNFIRISRKHIINLQFLTRVNNKNHLCILEGDDPVKLTFSRSRRTALEARLLDV; this is encoded by the coding sequence ATGAAAAAGGAAATTGGCATATTAATCGTGGACGATGAGGATCAGGCAAGAAATTTGCTGAGTGCCATGATCGGTGAGATGAAGGGCTTCAGGGTGGCCGGCTCGGCTTCAGGTGTCGATGGGGCTATAAAGATCCTGGCGGTGCAGGCCATTGACGTTATCCTGCTGGATATCCAAATGCCCGGTAAGAACGGATTTATGCTGGTAGAGTTTCTCAGGGAGGCAAGGATTACCCCTGCCATTGTATTTGTTACTGCTTTCGAAAACTATGCCCTGAAGGCCATTAAATCCATGGCTTTCGACTACCTGCTGAAACCGGTTCGTAAAGAAGAGTTATCTGAAACTCTGCTCCGTTTTCAGGATGAGAAAGTAAACTGGGAACTTACGGATTATATAGAGAGTCTATACAAAACACTGGAAACAAAAAGGAAACTGGTATTCTCCGATCACAAAGGCATTTTTATGCTGTCCCCTGGAAAAATAGTCTATTTCGAAGCCGAAGGAAATTACACCTATGCCATGGTAGATTCGGGAGAAAGTTTTTGCATATCCAAAAATATCGGGGCCATTGAAGAAAGTCTTCCCCGCAACTTCATCCGCATCAGCCGCAAACATATTATCAACTTACAATTCCTGACCCGGGTCAATAACAAGAATCATCTTTGCATTTTGGAGGGAGACGATCCGGTGAAACTAACATTTTCCAGGAGCCGCCGCACCGCTCTGGAAGCCCGGCTGCTGGACGTTTAG
- a CDS encoding M14 family zinc carboxypeptidase, translating to MGRRSMMGRRSMMGRRMVRNASLKLLLFVLPVLLAVAPGHAQWTKSVRFDDSDMALDLTEARTFLKYPTYDQYLEMMQGFASSYPEICRLDTFGRSQEGRLLLALKISDRVGEDEAEANFLYSSTMHGNEVAGFVLLLRLAGTLLSGYGTDSEISTLVDGLQIWINPLANPDGSFSKDNNLSLRNSVRNARDGTDLNRDFPNPGSGEADDTTGRALENRYMMEFLREHRFTLSANLHNGAEVVNYPWDHTPVRHVDDNWYRFISREYADEAMAVDPDYMWGWPDDGITNGWDWYVALGTRQDYVNYYLGGREVTLELSDEFLLPSAELEHHWDINRRSLINYISQCLYGIRGKVSDRESGAPLKARISVEDHDTTSSVVYSSETHGDFYRLIKEGVYDLLVSSPGYFNDTLQAVTVNDYQASLLDIQLNAYETSIPEKEAPRFRIYPNPATQAIWIAADQLPPGPLELMFYSPDGRILNRNTLPWSGSPLELRLDHLEPGIYLLHLHTGSYWQTERLLVLKR from the coding sequence ATGGGACGCCGGAGTATGATGGGGCGCCGGAGTATGATGGGGCGCCGGATGGTCCGCAACGCTTCCCTGAAGCTGCTCCTGTTTGTCCTCCCGGTCCTCCTGGCAGTTGCTCCCGGGCATGCACAATGGACCAAGTCGGTCCGTTTCGACGACAGTGATATGGCCCTCGACCTGACCGAAGCACGCACCTTCCTGAAATATCCCACCTACGACCAGTACCTGGAGATGATGCAGGGCTTTGCCTCCTCCTACCCGGAAATCTGCAGGCTCGACACCTTTGGCCGCTCCCAGGAGGGAAGGCTGCTGCTGGCCCTGAAGATCAGCGACCGGGTGGGAGAGGATGAAGCCGAGGCCAACTTTCTGTACAGCTCCACCATGCACGGCAACGAAGTGGCAGGATTCGTTTTGCTGCTGCGCCTTGCCGGCACTCTGCTCAGTGGCTATGGCACGGACAGCGAGATAAGTACCCTGGTGGATGGACTGCAGATATGGATCAATCCCCTGGCCAATCCCGATGGCAGCTTTTCCAAGGATAACAACCTTTCACTGCGGAATTCGGTGCGCAACGCCAGGGACGGAACCGATCTGAACCGGGACTTCCCGAACCCGGGGAGTGGCGAAGCCGATGATACCACAGGCCGGGCCCTGGAGAACAGGTATATGATGGAATTCCTGAGGGAGCACCGTTTCACCCTGTCGGCCAACCTGCACAACGGAGCCGAAGTGGTGAACTATCCCTGGGACCACACTCCGGTACGGCATGTGGATGATAACTGGTACCGTTTTATCTCCAGGGAATATGCTGATGAGGCCATGGCGGTGGATCCCGACTATATGTGGGGATGGCCCGACGACGGAATCACCAACGGCTGGGACTGGTACGTGGCCTTGGGGACCCGTCAGGACTATGTGAATTACTACCTGGGAGGCAGGGAGGTGACCCTGGAACTGTCGGACGAATTTCTTCTGCCCTCGGCAGAACTGGAACATCACTGGGACATTAACCGGCGCTCCCTGATCAACTATATTTCGCAGTGCCTCTACGGGATCCGGGGGAAGGTGAGCGACCGGGAGAGCGGCGCCCCGCTGAAGGCACGAATCTCGGTGGAGGACCACGACACCACCAGCTCGGTGGTGTACAGCTCCGAAACTCACGGTGATTTCTACAGGCTGATTAAGGAAGGGGTTTACGACCTGCTTGTCTCCTCTCCGGGTTACTTCAACGACACCCTCCAGGCGGTGACGGTAAACGACTACCAGGCAAGCCTCCTGGATATTCAGCTGAATGCCTATGAAACATCCATCCCTGAGAAAGAGGCGCCGCGGTTCCGGATCTATCCCAATCCGGCCACGCAGGCCATATGGATAGCTGCGGACCAGCTTCCCCCCGGACCGCTGGAACTGATGTTTTACTCTCCGGATGGCCGAATTCTGAACCGGAACACCCTGCCCTGGTCCGGATCCCCGCTGGAGCTGCGCCTGGATCACCTGGAACCCGGCATCTACCTGCTGCACCTGCATACCGGAAGTTATTGGCAGACGGAGAGACTGCTCGTGTTAAAGCGCTAG
- the ychF gene encoding redox-regulated ATPase YchF, with the protein MALKCGIIGVANVGKSTLFNCMSNTRVETSSFAFTSSKSNVGMVNVPEPRLYKLENFQPTEKIIPASVEIVDIPGLARGANQGEGVGNKFLSDIRNTDALIQVIRCFDDEQLPHIDGSVNPVRDMETINLELQVKDLESVEKKMERLARIAKTGDKDAQRGLEVLARYKDHLEDFQNARTLEVSETDRKYIEDLFLLTSKPLMYVCNVEDEAAIAGNAYVDQVKEYLAGEKAEILVLAARLESEIAELEDEEDRKAFLADAGLEEPGVSKLIRSAYSMLNLISFFTVGPKEIRAWTIRKGALAPEAAGAIHSDLQRGFIRAEVMKYEDFITLGSEQACKDKGKLSVEGKNYVVEEADILHIRFNV; encoded by the coding sequence ATGGCACTAAAATGCGGGATTATCGGGGTAGCCAACGTGGGCAAATCCACACTCTTCAACTGTATGTCCAATACCAGGGTGGAAACTTCCAGCTTTGCCTTTACCTCCAGTAAGTCCAATGTTGGAATGGTGAATGTGCCAGAACCCAGGCTCTATAAGCTGGAGAATTTCCAGCCCACTGAAAAGATCATCCCGGCCTCTGTCGAAATTGTGGATATCCCCGGACTCGCCAGGGGGGCCAACCAGGGAGAAGGTGTGGGCAACAAGTTTCTCTCCGATATCCGGAATACCGATGCCCTGATTCAGGTGATCCGGTGTTTTGATGACGAACAGCTGCCCCATATCGACGGATCGGTGAACCCGGTCCGCGACATGGAGACCATCAACCTGGAACTGCAGGTCAAGGACCTCGAGTCGGTGGAAAAAAAGATGGAACGGCTGGCCAGGATTGCCAAAACAGGGGATAAGGATGCCCAAAGAGGGCTCGAAGTGCTGGCAAGATATAAGGACCACCTGGAAGATTTTCAGAATGCCCGTACCCTGGAAGTGAGCGAAACGGACCGTAAATATATTGAAGACCTCTTTCTGCTGACCAGCAAGCCGCTTATGTATGTGTGCAACGTGGAAGATGAGGCGGCCATCGCAGGCAACGCCTATGTGGATCAGGTAAAGGAATACCTGGCCGGCGAAAAGGCCGAGATCCTGGTGCTGGCGGCCCGTCTGGAATCGGAGATTGCCGAACTGGAGGACGAGGAAGACCGCAAAGCCTTCCTGGCCGATGCCGGACTGGAAGAGCCGGGGGTGAGCAAGCTCATACGATCGGCCTACTCCATGCTGAACCTGATTTCCTTTTTCACCGTGGGCCCCAAAGAGATCCGGGCCTGGACCATCCGGAAGGGTGCCCTGGCCCCCGAAGCGGCCGGGGCCATACACTCGGACCTGCAGCGCGGGTTTATCCGTGCCGAGGTGATGAAGTATGAAGATTTTATTACCCTGGGCTCGGAGCAGGCCTGCAAGGATAAGGGCAAATTATCGGTGGAAGGAAAAAACTACGTGGTGGAGGAGGCCGATATTCTTCACATCAGATTTAATGTATGA